One Tessaracoccus lacteus DNA window includes the following coding sequences:
- a CDS encoding polyribonucleotide nucleotidyltransferase, producing the protein MEGPGIEFAEAIIDNGKHGKHTVRFEAGVLAQQADGSAAVYLDGDTMLLSATTAQKTPRDAIDFFPLTVDVEERMYAAGRIPGSFFRREGRPGEGAILACRLIDRPLRPAFVKGLRNEVQVVVTVLALNPNVMYDVVAINAASMSTQIAGLPFSGPIGGVRVALIDDQWVCFPTVEQVAKSTFQMVVAGRVLEDGDVAIMMVEAGGTEATWELVRAGKTAPTEEIVGQGLEAAKPFIKTLCDAQSELAAKLPKETYDFPVFRDYQDDVFAAVEELAATRIGEAMTIAGKQERDDATHAIRQEVTEALAERFAGRTNEISAAVKALTKKIVRHRTLTEKVRIDGRGVTDIRALSAEVAVIPRVHGSALFQRGETQILGVSTLNMLDMEQKIDTLSPETTKRYMHNYNFPPFSTGETGRVGSPKRREIGHGALAERALVPVLPTRTEFPYAIRQVSEALGSNGSTSMGSVCASTMSLLNAGVPLKAPVAGIAMGLMSEDVDGETRYIALTDILGAEDALGDMDFKVAGTRDFVTALQLDTKLNGIPASELQKALLQARDARHTLLDVMGEAIDMPDEMSPYAPRIISLRIPVDKIGEVIGPKGKVINTIQDETGANISLEDDGTVYVGAESGEAAEAAVAQINAIANPHMPERGERYLGTVVKLTSFGAFVSLMPGKDGLLHISKLRVLAGGKRVEDVEDVLSVGQKLQVEISDIDDRGKLSLVPVVEETEAADEA; encoded by the coding sequence GTGGAAGGACCAGGCATCGAATTCGCCGAAGCCATCATCGACAACGGCAAGCACGGCAAGCACACCGTCCGCTTCGAGGCGGGCGTGCTCGCGCAGCAGGCCGACGGCTCGGCCGCGGTCTACCTCGACGGCGACACCATGCTGCTGTCGGCGACCACCGCCCAGAAGACCCCGCGCGACGCGATCGACTTCTTCCCGCTGACGGTCGACGTCGAGGAGCGCATGTACGCCGCGGGCCGCATCCCCGGCTCGTTCTTCCGTCGTGAGGGCCGCCCGGGCGAAGGTGCGATCCTCGCCTGCCGCCTCATCGACCGCCCGCTGCGCCCCGCCTTCGTCAAGGGTCTGCGCAACGAGGTCCAGGTCGTCGTGACCGTGCTGGCCCTCAACCCCAACGTCATGTACGACGTGGTGGCCATCAACGCCGCCTCCATGTCGACCCAGATCGCCGGGCTGCCCTTCTCCGGCCCGATCGGCGGCGTGCGCGTAGCCCTGATCGACGACCAGTGGGTCTGCTTCCCGACCGTCGAGCAGGTCGCGAAGTCGACCTTCCAGATGGTCGTCGCGGGCCGCGTCCTCGAGGACGGCGACGTCGCGATCATGATGGTCGAGGCCGGCGGCACCGAGGCCACCTGGGAACTCGTCCGCGCCGGGAAGACCGCGCCGACCGAGGAGATCGTCGGACAGGGCCTCGAGGCCGCGAAGCCCTTCATCAAGACCCTGTGCGACGCGCAGTCGGAGCTCGCGGCCAAGCTGCCGAAGGAGACCTACGACTTCCCGGTCTTCCGCGACTACCAGGACGACGTCTTCGCCGCCGTCGAGGAGCTCGCCGCGACCCGGATCGGCGAGGCGATGACCATCGCCGGCAAGCAGGAGCGCGACGACGCCACGCACGCCATCCGCCAGGAGGTCACCGAGGCGCTCGCCGAGCGTTTCGCCGGCCGGACCAATGAGATCTCGGCCGCCGTCAAGGCGCTGACCAAGAAGATCGTCCGCCACCGCACCCTGACCGAGAAGGTCCGCATCGACGGCCGTGGTGTCACCGACATCCGCGCGCTGTCCGCCGAGGTTGCGGTCATCCCGCGGGTGCACGGCTCTGCGCTGTTCCAGCGTGGCGAGACCCAGATCCTTGGCGTCTCCACCCTGAACATGCTGGACATGGAGCAGAAGATCGACACGCTCTCGCCGGAGACGACGAAGCGCTACATGCACAACTACAACTTCCCGCCCTTCTCGACCGGTGAGACCGGCCGCGTCGGGTCGCCGAAGCGCCGCGAGATCGGCCACGGGGCGCTCGCCGAGCGTGCGCTCGTGCCCGTGCTGCCGACCCGCACCGAGTTCCCCTACGCGATCCGTCAGGTCTCCGAGGCGCTGGGCTCCAACGGCTCCACCTCGATGGGCTCGGTCTGCGCGTCCACCATGTCGCTGCTGAACGCCGGCGTGCCGCTGAAGGCCCCCGTGGCCGGCATCGCCATGGGCCTCATGAGCGAGGACGTCGACGGCGAGACCCGGTACATCGCGCTGACCGACATCCTGGGCGCCGAGGACGCGCTGGGCGACATGGACTTCAAGGTCGCGGGCACCCGTGACTTCGTCACCGCCCTCCAGCTCGACACGAAGCTCAACGGCATCCCCGCCTCCGAGCTCCAGAAGGCTCTCCTGCAGGCCCGTGACGCCCGGCACACCCTGCTCGACGTCATGGGCGAGGCCATCGACATGCCCGACGAGATGAGCCCCTACGCGCCGCGGATCATCTCCCTGCGCATCCCGGTCGACAAGATCGGCGAGGTCATCGGCCCCAAGGGCAAGGTCATCAACACGATCCAGGACGAGACCGGCGCCAACATCTCCCTCGAGGACGACGGCACCGTCTACGTCGGCGCGGAGTCGGGCGAGGCCGCGGAGGCCGCCGTCGCGCAGATCAACGCCATCGCGAACCCGCACATGCCGGAGCGCGGCGAGCGTTACCTGGGCACCGTCGTGAAGTTGACCAGCTTCGGTGCCTTCGTGTCGCTGATGCCGGGCAAGGACGGCCTGCTGCACATCTCGAAGCTCCGCGTGCTCGCCGGTGGCAAGCGCGTCGAGGACGTCGAGGACGTGCTGAGCGTCGGCCAGAAGCTGCAGGTTGAGATCTCCGACATCGATGACCGCGGCAAGCTGTCGCTGGTCCCCGTCGTCGAGGAGACCGAGGCGGCCGACGAGGCCTGA
- the dapB gene encoding 4-hydroxy-tetrahydrodipicolinate reductase codes for MSEIRVGVFGASGRMGSQVVHAVDKAEGMTIVGGVDIGEPRETVGPAQVIVDFTHPDAVMDNIEWAVSHGINMVIGTTGFTPERIARVRELVEAHPKVGVLIASNFGIGAILMMRFAEIAAKFYPSVEIIELHHPNKADAPSGTAATTARRIAAARDEAGLGPVPDATVHDDRARGAVIDGIHVHGVRLQGLVAHQEVLFGQAGETLTIREDSYDRVSFMPGVVAGIRHIVAHPGLTLEMDDVLDF; via the coding sequence ATGAGCGAGATCAGGGTCGGCGTGTTCGGCGCCAGTGGGCGGATGGGCAGCCAGGTCGTCCACGCGGTGGACAAGGCCGAGGGCATGACCATCGTCGGGGGAGTGGACATCGGCGAGCCACGCGAGACGGTCGGGCCAGCTCAGGTCATCGTCGACTTCACGCATCCGGACGCCGTGATGGACAACATCGAGTGGGCGGTCAGCCACGGCATCAACATGGTCATCGGCACCACGGGATTCACACCGGAGCGCATCGCGCGCGTGCGAGAACTGGTCGAGGCCCATCCGAAGGTCGGCGTGCTGATCGCGTCGAACTTCGGCATCGGCGCCATCCTGATGATGCGGTTCGCGGAGATCGCGGCGAAGTTCTACCCGTCGGTCGAGATCATCGAGCTGCACCACCCCAACAAGGCCGACGCGCCGTCGGGCACGGCCGCGACGACCGCACGCCGGATCGCCGCTGCCCGCGACGAGGCCGGGCTCGGCCCGGTCCCGGACGCGACGGTGCACGACGACCGCGCCCGTGGCGCGGTCATCGACGGCATCCACGTGCACGGCGTGCGGCTGCAGGGGCTGGTCGCGCACCAGGAGGTGCTGTTCGGGCAGGCAGGGGAGACGCTGACGATCCGGGAGGACTCCTACGACCGGGTCTCCTTCATGCCCGGCGTCGTCGCGGGCATCCGCCACATCGTCGCGCACCCCGGCCTGACCCTCGAGATGGACGACGTCCTCGACTTCTGA
- a CDS encoding GNAT family N-acetyltransferase: protein MSAIDTVRLALPSEAVDVARIQRRAWSESEVLAAAVADMPADEAARAWHEAIVKPPLAHFRVLVAIGDAGVVGFAVTGPSPDDDADERDGAIGEFVVDPKFRGHGHGSRLINAAVDTLRTDGYHVATMWVRAADDALRAFLVGCGWGADGAHQEVAVDESGVHTKLVRLHTDISPAG from the coding sequence ATGTCTGCCATCGACACCGTCCGCCTCGCCCTGCCTTCCGAGGCCGTCGACGTCGCTCGCATCCAGCGGCGCGCCTGGAGCGAGTCGGAGGTGCTGGCGGCGGCGGTGGCCGACATGCCCGCCGATGAGGCGGCCCGCGCCTGGCACGAGGCGATCGTCAAGCCGCCGCTGGCGCACTTCCGGGTGCTCGTCGCGATCGGGGATGCGGGCGTCGTCGGATTCGCGGTCACGGGGCCTTCGCCAGACGACGACGCCGACGAGCGCGACGGGGCCATCGGCGAGTTCGTGGTGGACCCGAAGTTCCGCGGCCACGGGCACGGCTCGCGGCTCATCAACGCGGCCGTCGACACGCTGCGCACCGACGGCTACCACGTCGCGACGATGTGGGTCCGGGCCGCCGACGACGCGTTGCGCGCGTTCCTCGTCGGGTGCGGGTGGGGTGCCGACGGCGCCCACCAGGAGGTCGCCGTCGACGAGTCGGGGGTGCACACCAAGCTGGTGCGCCTGCACACCGACATCTCGCCGGCCGGCTGA
- a CDS encoding ribonuclease J, with protein sequence MNDVKTPPKLAPGTLRVIPLGGLGDVGRNMTAFEIDGQIALVDCGVLFPEDHHPGVDLILPALDYLEGREQDIVALVLTHGHEDHIGAVPYLLKRRPDIPVYGSKLTLAFVAAKLREHRIRNFTLDAVEEGDILEIGNYEFEFLAVNHSIPDALAVAIRTKAGLVLHTGDFKMDQLPLDGRITDLRGFARLGEEGVDLFMADSTNAEVPGFTTPERDTVPAIQRVFESSTGKLIVACFASHVHRVQQILNQAVRYDRKVVYVGRSMVRNMSTARDLGYLQVPAGTLIELKDIDKYPKDKVVIVSTGSQGEPLAALSRIANKDHPVIEVGPGDTVLLASSLIPGNENSVYRVINALSKLGANVVHKGNALVHVSGHASAGELLYCYNILRPKNALPVHGEARHLIANGKLAELTGVPHERVLVIGDGDVVDLKDGVAKQVGSIDASYIFVDGSFVGDISDSIMDRRILGEEGFVSVITVVDLHNRKIVSGPEVQIRGLAEDDSVFEDARSRVAKALEDAMNDGVNDAYRLQQITRRTVGQWVSKRLRRRPMIVPVVVTT encoded by the coding sequence ATGAACGATGTGAAGACGCCGCCGAAACTGGCCCCCGGAACCCTGCGCGTGATCCCGCTGGGCGGGCTGGGCGACGTCGGCCGGAACATGACCGCGTTCGAGATCGACGGCCAGATCGCCCTCGTCGACTGCGGCGTCCTCTTCCCCGAGGACCACCACCCCGGCGTCGACCTCATCCTCCCCGCCCTCGACTACCTCGAGGGGCGCGAGCAGGACATCGTGGCCCTGGTGCTCACCCACGGCCACGAGGACCACATCGGCGCCGTTCCCTACCTCCTGAAGCGCCGCCCCGACATCCCGGTCTACGGCTCCAAGCTGACGCTGGCCTTCGTCGCCGCGAAGCTCCGCGAGCACCGCATCAGGAACTTCACCCTCGACGCGGTCGAGGAGGGCGACATCCTCGAGATCGGGAACTACGAGTTCGAGTTCCTGGCCGTCAACCACTCCATCCCCGACGCGTTGGCCGTCGCCATCCGCACCAAGGCCGGCCTGGTGCTCCACACAGGCGACTTCAAGATGGACCAGCTGCCCCTCGACGGCCGCATCACCGACCTGCGCGGCTTCGCCCGCCTCGGTGAGGAGGGCGTCGATCTGTTCATGGCCGACTCCACCAACGCCGAGGTGCCCGGCTTCACCACCCCCGAGCGCGACACCGTCCCCGCGATCCAGCGGGTGTTCGAGAGCTCCACTGGCAAGCTGATCGTTGCCTGCTTCGCGTCGCACGTGCACCGCGTGCAGCAGATCCTCAACCAGGCCGTCCGCTACGACCGCAAGGTGGTCTACGTCGGCCGCTCGATGGTCCGCAACATGTCGACGGCCCGAGACCTCGGCTACCTGCAGGTCCCGGCGGGTACGCTGATCGAGCTGAAGGACATCGACAAGTACCCCAAGGACAAGGTCGTCATCGTCTCCACGGGGTCGCAGGGTGAGCCGCTCGCCGCGCTGAGCCGCATCGCGAACAAGGACCACCCCGTCATCGAGGTCGGCCCCGGCGACACGGTCCTGCTGGCCAGCTCCCTGATCCCCGGCAACGAGAACTCCGTCTACCGCGTGATCAACGCGCTGTCGAAGCTCGGCGCCAACGTCGTGCACAAGGGCAACGCGCTGGTGCACGTCTCCGGCCACGCCTCGGCCGGCGAACTGCTCTACTGCTACAACATCCTGCGCCCGAAGAACGCCCTGCCGGTGCACGGCGAGGCGCGTCACCTCATCGCCAACGGCAAGCTCGCCGAGCTGACGGGCGTGCCGCACGAGCGCGTGCTGGTGATCGGCGACGGAGACGTCGTCGACCTGAAGGACGGCGTCGCGAAGCAGGTGGGCTCCATCGACGCGAGCTACATCTTCGTCGACGGCTCCTTCGTCGGGGACATCTCCGACTCGATCATGGACCGCCGCATCCTGGGCGAGGAGGGGTTCGTCTCCGTCATCACGGTCGTCGACCTGCACAACCGGAAGATCGTCTCCGGCCCAGAGGTCCAGATCCGCGGCCTCGCCGAGGACGACTCGGTGTTCGAGGACGCACGCTCCCGCGTCGCGAAGGCGCTCGAGGACGCGATGAACGACGGCGTCAACGACGCCTACCGGCTGCAGCAGATCACACGCCGCACCGTCGGCCAGTGGGTGAGCAAGCGCCTGCGTCGCCGCCCGATGATCGTCCCGGTGGTCGTCACGACGTAG
- the rplU gene encoding 50S ribosomal protein L21 yields the protein MYAIVRNGGRQHKVAVGDVLDIDLVSEEVGGTVTLQPLLLVDGDSITSDAKKLDKVSVTAEVLGETKGPKIRILKYKNKTGYKKRQGHRQRYTQVKVTDIKA from the coding sequence GTGTACGCGATCGTGCGCAACGGTGGCCGTCAGCACAAGGTTGCTGTCGGTGACGTCCTGGACATCGATCTGGTGTCCGAAGAGGTCGGCGGTACCGTCACCCTGCAGCCGCTGCTGCTGGTCGACGGCGACTCGATCACCTCTGACGCGAAGAAGCTCGACAAGGTGTCCGTCACCGCCGAGGTTCTTGGCGAGACCAAGGGCCCGAAGATCCGGATCCTGAAGTACAAGAACAAGACCGGTTACAAGAAGCGCCAGGGTCACCGTCAGCGGTACACCCAGGTCAAGGTCACCGACATCAAGGCCTGA
- the rpmA gene encoding 50S ribosomal protein L27, whose translation MAHKKGASSTRNGRDSNAQRLGVKRYGGQVVGAGEILVRQRGTHFHPGDGVGRGGDDTLFALVEGQVEFGVKRGRRVVNVVPA comes from the coding sequence ATGGCACACAAGAAGGGCGCGTCCTCGACGCGCAACGGTCGTGACTCGAACGCTCAGCGTCTCGGCGTCAAGCGCTACGGCGGTCAGGTTGTCGGCGCGGGCGAGATCCTCGTCCGTCAGCGTGGCACCCACTTCCACCCCGGCGACGGCGTCGGTCGTGGCGGCGACGACACGCTGTTCGCTCTCGTTGAGGGCCAGGTCGAGTTCGGCGTGAAGCGCGGTCGTCGCGTCGTCAACGTCGTCCCCGCCTGA
- the obgE gene encoding GTPase ObgE translates to MAIPSFVDRVKLTVQAGNGGHGCASIHREKFKPLGGPDGGNGGEGGSIVLKVDDSLSTLVEYHRQSVRKATNGQPGMGDFRHGARGESVVLAVPKGTVVTDAETGELLADLTTPGEELVVAQGGRGGLGNAALATAARKAPGFALLGEEGSSRLIQLELKVVADVGLVGFPSAGKSSLVAAISRARPKIADYPFTTLVPNLGVVVAGDVTYTVADVPGLIEGASEGRGLGFDFLRHIERCQAIVHVIDLGTYEPGRDPVADLETIEAELDAHGGLEDRVRLIALNKVDLPDAHELAEITRPELERFGHPIFTISTKTGEGLNELKFAMADIVEKRRAALPAPVERKVLRPAPVGSRKGEKVEEFTIAKKGDGEGGFVWRVRGEKPERWVRQTDFTNAEAVGYLADRLNRLGVETRLLEIGARAGDAVAIGGENAVVFDFAPQVEIGAEILSRRGEDQRLESERPAVARRRRLDAEYHAAKAIDAASQGVEFDPEGVDEA, encoded by the coding sequence ATGGCCATCCCCTCGTTCGTCGACCGGGTGAAGCTCACCGTCCAGGCAGGCAACGGCGGCCACGGCTGCGCCTCCATCCACCGTGAGAAGTTCAAGCCCCTCGGGGGACCCGACGGCGGCAACGGCGGCGAGGGCGGCTCGATCGTGCTGAAAGTCGATGACTCGCTGTCCACCCTGGTCGAGTACCACCGGCAGTCGGTCCGGAAGGCCACCAACGGGCAGCCCGGCATGGGCGACTTCCGCCATGGCGCCCGCGGTGAGTCGGTGGTGCTGGCGGTGCCGAAGGGCACCGTCGTGACGGACGCGGAGACGGGGGAACTGCTGGCCGACCTGACGACGCCGGGCGAGGAGCTCGTCGTCGCGCAGGGCGGCAGGGGAGGCCTCGGCAACGCCGCGCTGGCCACGGCGGCCCGCAAGGCCCCAGGCTTCGCTTTGCTGGGTGAGGAGGGTTCATCGCGCCTGATCCAGCTCGAGCTCAAGGTCGTCGCCGACGTCGGCCTCGTCGGATTCCCGTCGGCCGGCAAGTCGTCGCTGGTGGCCGCCATCTCCCGCGCCCGGCCGAAGATCGCCGACTACCCCTTCACGACGCTCGTCCCGAACCTCGGCGTGGTCGTCGCGGGTGACGTCACCTACACCGTCGCCGACGTGCCCGGCCTCATCGAGGGCGCCTCGGAGGGTCGGGGTCTCGGCTTCGACTTCCTCCGCCACATCGAGCGCTGCCAGGCCATCGTGCACGTCATCGACCTCGGGACGTACGAGCCCGGCCGCGATCCGGTCGCCGACCTCGAGACCATCGAGGCGGAGCTCGACGCGCACGGAGGCCTCGAGGACCGCGTGCGGCTCATCGCGCTGAACAAGGTCGATCTGCCCGACGCGCACGAACTCGCAGAGATCACCCGGCCCGAGCTGGAGCGCTTCGGCCACCCGATCTTCACCATCTCCACCAAGACCGGCGAGGGGCTGAACGAGCTGAAGTTCGCCATGGCCGACATCGTGGAGAAGCGCCGCGCCGCGCTGCCCGCACCGGTCGAGCGGAAGGTGCTGCGACCCGCACCCGTCGGCTCCCGCAAGGGGGAGAAGGTGGAGGAGTTCACCATCGCGAAGAAGGGCGACGGCGAGGGCGGCTTCGTGTGGCGCGTCCGCGGCGAGAAGCCCGAGCGCTGGGTCCGCCAGACCGACTTCACCAACGCCGAGGCCGTCGGCTACCTCGCGGACCGCCTCAACCGCCTCGGCGTCGAGACCAGGCTGCTGGAGATCGGCGCCCGCGCCGGCGACGCGGTGGCCATCGGCGGCGAGAACGCCGTCGTGTTCGACTTCGCCCCGCAGGTTGAGATCGGCGCGGAGATCCTCAGCCGTCGGGGCGAGGACCAGCGTCTCGAGTCCGAGCGCCCCGCCGTCGCGCGGCGCCGCAGGCTCGACGCCGAATACCACGCCGCCAAGGCGATCGACGCCGCCAGCCAGGGCGTCGAGTTCGATCCCGAGGGCGTCGATGAGGCCTGA
- the proB gene encoding glutamate 5-kinase, which produces MRPEVTEAGRIVVKVGSSALTGPGGRLDPARVTQLARLLSAVQARGIRVVLVTSGAIAAAIGPLGLKRRPRDLESQQAAAAVGQGLLIRAYADAFAEHDTMVAQLLLTVEDVLRPKTYRNALNTISRLFRLGVVPIVNENDTVATHEIRFGDNDRLAALIAHLVRADALFLMSDVPGLYSAHPETPGARLIERVEDIAELDVDTSRVGSKVGTGGMTTKLIAADIATQAGVSVVLGHADDLERALAGDEVGTFFPARRKRRPRRLLWLEFAAEPRGALHIDAGAVRALQSRHASLLAAGLTGIDGHFAEGEAVSIVGPDGMPVGRGFVGYSSAQLTREVGHSSDEAGHHRQRPVVHRDHLILSD; this is translated from the coding sequence ATGAGGCCTGAGGTCACGGAGGCGGGGAGGATCGTCGTCAAGGTCGGCTCCTCCGCGCTCACGGGTCCCGGTGGCCGCCTCGATCCGGCGCGCGTCACCCAGCTGGCGCGCCTGCTCTCGGCCGTGCAGGCGCGTGGTATCCGGGTCGTGCTGGTGACCTCCGGCGCCATCGCCGCGGCGATCGGGCCGCTCGGGCTGAAGCGGCGGCCCCGTGACCTCGAGTCGCAGCAGGCCGCGGCGGCCGTCGGGCAGGGCCTGCTCATCCGAGCGTATGCGGACGCGTTCGCGGAGCACGACACGATGGTCGCGCAGCTGCTGCTGACCGTCGAGGACGTGCTGCGTCCCAAGACCTACCGCAACGCGCTGAACACCATCTCCCGGCTGTTCCGGCTCGGGGTCGTGCCGATCGTCAACGAGAACGACACCGTCGCGACGCACGAGATCCGGTTCGGCGACAACGACCGGCTCGCCGCGCTGATCGCGCACCTGGTGCGCGCCGACGCGCTCTTCCTGATGAGCGACGTGCCCGGCCTGTACTCGGCGCATCCCGAGACGCCCGGCGCCCGGTTGATCGAGCGGGTCGAGGACATCGCAGAACTGGACGTCGACACGTCGCGGGTCGGGTCCAAGGTCGGCACCGGCGGGATGACCACCAAGCTCATCGCGGCCGACATCGCCACCCAGGCCGGCGTGAGCGTCGTGCTCGGGCACGCCGACGACCTGGAGCGGGCCCTCGCCGGCGACGAGGTGGGCACGTTCTTCCCCGCCCGCCGGAAGCGCCGTCCCCGCAGGCTGCTCTGGCTGGAGTTCGCCGCCGAGCCACGTGGGGCCCTGCACATCGATGCGGGAGCGGTGCGCGCGCTGCAGTCCCGCCACGCGTCGCTGCTCGCCGCGGGGCTGACCGGCATCGACGGCCACTTCGCCGAAGGGGAGGCCGTCTCGATCGTCGGCCCCGACGGCATGCCCGTCGGCCGCGGTTTCGTCGGATACTCCAGCGCTCAGCTGACCCGCGAGGTCGGCCACTCCAGCGACGAGGCCGGCCACCACCGCCAACGCCCCGTCGTGCACCGCGACCACCTGATCCTCAGCGACTGA
- a CDS encoding PQ-loop domain-containing transporter, whose translation MIEVFGWVAAVIGIVSNIPQLVRILRARTSAGVSLRLWQLTVATASAWCVHGYLVQQQQMQWPNMLMAAAGLVIVIFILRDRGQQLLPALVLPVTMALLLSFTNIVFGALAFGIVVALPQLVGQGAQLRELITAPDLTGVSGAFLVIFLVVQSMWFSFGIMTTDWALITCAGAMVVICVANLSVYLVRTARARARIRAVDVSPAR comes from the coding sequence GTGATCGAGGTCTTCGGGTGGGTAGCAGCCGTCATCGGCATCGTGTCCAACATTCCGCAACTGGTGCGGATCCTGCGGGCCCGCACCAGCGCAGGCGTCTCGCTCCGGCTGTGGCAGCTGACGGTGGCGACGGCGTCGGCGTGGTGCGTGCACGGCTACCTCGTCCAGCAGCAGCAGATGCAGTGGCCCAACATGCTGATGGCGGCCGCGGGCCTTGTCATCGTCATCTTCATCCTCCGTGACAGGGGGCAGCAGCTCCTGCCCGCCCTCGTGCTGCCCGTCACCATGGCGCTGCTCCTCTCCTTCACGAACATCGTCTTCGGGGCCCTGGCCTTCGGCATCGTTGTCGCACTTCCGCAGCTCGTCGGCCAGGGGGCCCAGCTGCGCGAGCTCATCACCGCGCCCGACCTGACGGGAGTGTCCGGGGCCTTCCTCGTGATCTTCCTCGTGGTGCAGTCGATGTGGTTCTCCTTCGGGATCATGACGACGGACTGGGCGCTGATCACGTGCGCCGGCGCGATGGTGGTCATCTGCGTCGCCAACCTGAGCGTGTACCTGGTGCGCACCGCGCGCGCACGGGCCAGGATCCGCGCCGTCGACGTGTCCCCGGCCCGCTGA
- a CDS encoding glutamate-5-semialdehyde dehydrogenase, with amino-acid sequence MDFQTQAVAARGASLELSTLTRKAKDAALHAMADALAAVEPDLLAANAEDVAAARAAGTEESLIDRLALSPARVAGMVQGLRDLAALPDPVGDVIRGWRLAGGVKVTQVRVPFGVIGIIYESRPNVTADAAGICLKSGNAALLRGSSAALHSNRVTVAALRRGLESVGVSPDAVHLVEGGRDVTGELMRARGLVDVLIPRGGAGLIRAVVDGSTVPVIETGTGNCHIFVDASADLDSALAILLNAKAQRPSVCNAAETLLVHRDIADAFLPKALAALAEAGVTVHGDEATAGFSDAVVPARDDEYDAEYLTLDLAARVVDGIDEAIDHIRRHTTGHSETIVTGDRRAADHFIASVDAAAVLVNASSRFVDGGEFGFGAEIGISTQKLHARGPMGLQEMTSYKYIVEGDGQIRS; translated from the coding sequence ATGGACTTCCAGACCCAGGCTGTTGCCGCCCGCGGGGCGTCGCTCGAACTGTCGACGCTGACCAGGAAGGCGAAGGACGCAGCCCTGCACGCCATGGCCGATGCGCTGGCCGCGGTTGAGCCTGATCTGCTGGCTGCCAACGCCGAGGACGTGGCCGCGGCCCGCGCCGCGGGCACGGAGGAGTCGCTGATCGACAGGTTGGCGCTGAGCCCGGCACGCGTCGCCGGGATGGTGCAGGGGCTCCGCGACCTCGCCGCACTGCCAGACCCCGTCGGCGACGTCATCCGCGGCTGGCGGCTGGCGGGCGGGGTGAAGGTGACGCAGGTACGCGTCCCGTTCGGGGTGATCGGCATCATCTACGAGAGCCGACCCAACGTCACGGCCGACGCTGCCGGGATCTGCCTCAAGTCCGGCAACGCGGCGCTGCTGCGCGGCTCGTCGGCGGCCCTGCACAGCAACCGTGTCACCGTCGCCGCACTGCGCCGCGGGCTCGAGAGCGTCGGCGTCTCCCCTGACGCCGTGCACCTCGTGGAGGGCGGCCGCGACGTGACGGGCGAACTGATGCGCGCCCGCGGGCTCGTCGACGTGCTCATCCCGCGCGGCGGCGCCGGCCTGATCCGCGCCGTGGTCGACGGGTCCACAGTGCCCGTGATCGAGACGGGGACGGGCAACTGCCACATCTTCGTCGACGCCTCCGCGGACCTGGACTCGGCGCTGGCGATTCTGCTCAACGCGAAGGCCCAGCGCCCCTCGGTGTGCAACGCCGCGGAGACCCTGCTCGTGCATCGCGACATCGCCGACGCGTTCCTCCCGAAGGCGCTGGCCGCCCTTGCCGAGGCCGGAGTGACCGTGCACGGCGACGAGGCCACCGCCGGCTTCTCGGACGCCGTGGTGCCGGCCCGCGACGACGAGTACGACGCCGAGTACCTGACCCTCGACCTCGCCGCCCGCGTCGTGGACGGCATCGACGAGGCCATCGACCACATCCGCCGCCACACCACGGGCCACTCGGAGACCATCGTCACCGGCGATCGCCGCGCGGCCGACCATTTCATCGCCTCGGTCGACGCCGCCGCGGTGCTGGTCAACGCGTCGAGCCGGTTCGTGGATGGGGGAGAGTTCGGCTTCGGCGCCGAGATCGGCATCTCCACGCAGAAGCTGCACGCCCGCGGCCCCATGGGGCTGCAGGAGATGACGTCGTACAAGTACATCGTCGAGGGGGACGGACAGATCCGGTCCTGA